The Miscanthus floridulus cultivar M001 chromosome 6, ASM1932011v1, whole genome shotgun sequence genomic interval TTCAAGAAATCAaacatttttaactttgaccaaaatatatatacaagaaaatattaatatttatagtacataattagtatcatttgaTAGATTGTTGTTAATTGCTATGAACctagttaaacttaaaaaaatTGATCGACACAATTACTATAGCTCAAGAATCATGAAGTGAAGCTCTCCCAAAGTGACCCTAAAGCTTTTCCTATCAAGCATCACTCAGTTCCTCGAGGCTCCACGGTAATGATGCCATGGTAGCTCTAGGCGGCCTGTGTCTTTGCGCGGCCTGGCACGTGGTCCGTATCTGCTTGTGCAACAGACGTGGCATCGATGGCCCGCGCGCTCGCGTGCTGGCACTTACAGATGCAATTGGTGTGTCAGCAATCCGGCATGGCGACTATGATAGTTCACACGGCGCTTAGGAGCCATTTTTTGGCGTGCGGCGATCAAGCTGTCCTCACTCTTTACCATTGTCAGCGATTCATGGTTGATGGGGTTGTTTCCGACGATGGACGACAATGACGACTGAGCCGCCTTTCATGCCACCAAGCGCTGCCGATGTGTCAACGACATAGCAGGTAATGTGTGCCACTGTTAGCGCACGTGTTTGGTTCATGTGATAGTAGGATGACGGATCAAGCATTTCAACATATGGATTACATGTTCTCCGCAGGGCTAGTGTTGATAACGTGTTAAAAAACCAATTGGATTGCacatatacaagaactagaaCTGAGAAAGGGAATGAACTTATTTCTTGTTTTGTTTTAGTACATGAGCCGCACACATTTATGTTTTGGGATGTCCGTTTCAACTATCCTTCCTTCTCATTCTAGAGGGAAAAGGCTGATGAACACTATTCacgttttttttcctaaaattatcATGAGCTTTTCCTCTTATTTAATTTGgttactgtgggggtatggccccaagGACATGGGCCGcatcatcagaggtggcccgacccacaagattaaggcgtacacagcgctgctcggcgtgcaccgcaagacattgtatagtaccaaataggctactttactggtaaccctgtccctccagaatatataaggagaggcaggggtcccttagcggacacgatccatctagatctatctactatatctcaatacaatacaccaaagacacaggatgacaggacgtagggtattacgtcgattagacggctcaaacctgtctaaatcgctgtctctgcgccttgtgtcaccatccggttcctgattacgcgcaccccaccgacaaatctaccatcacgggatacccctcggtggactgccgacgatattctgtcgacagttggcgcgctaggtaggggtgtgcgcttgatccatggcgagccaaatggacctcaaatcaacagcgcgttatcgtcatcaatctcgtggagatccatgccggtccacgacgacgattcatcgctggctacatcagcccccgcgacagcagatccgatctcagaaccaccttcgaggtcgtcttcaccgacaactcaccgcccgccaggtgctcgccgtcaacgtcgaccagataacaccatacgtcgccgaccagacgctccgtctaaagctaagtcatgttttaatattcttctaaatattctccaatctatgtatatcgccataatgtttctctgagctgttttctccatatttgctcttcaaacgatttttcgaaccttcgaacagtcacgttgatgctcggacgcctccagagacaggccctgtctccggctcctccctacatgtgctacgggctccgcgctctgcgttatgggtggtcggcagcggcttcttggtcacgcctgttcctcctacacgtgcacgggctccgcgctcgacgttatggactatgggctagctagggctggagactcagctacacactaactggttgggacgatttatattaaatataaatacatcttcgctccaaccgatcgccaagctacatacgtTATTTTTTCTCTCtagagtttatttatttttacatcatgtactacatgttctacatatttgtattgcaggatcatcgtccaggtgatcggaccacctggtgctcggactttttccaccgatcaactggtcggaccgcttggttcatggactctgtcgccgaccagttgatcggactgttcgctggtcgcttctactcaatgctcacttcgtcgccgaccagttgaccagactgttcgtcgctcgtgcttcatcgccagctacgtcggttactcctcggcactCGGTTGCTTCatgctcgaggagtaagtgggcacacttcaccgcacgaacgtcgccagctacgccggggactcctcggcgctcggacatcgccaacttcACCGGAGACTCCTCAGTGcccgaacatcgccgcctacaccggggactcctcgacgctcggacatcgccagcttcgctggggactcctcggtgctcggacatcgtcgcctacgtcggggactcctcggtgctcggtcatcgccagcgatgccgaggactcctcgctcctcccttggtggtcggacatcaccagcgacaccgaggactccctgctcctcgatgctcggtcatcgctagcgacgccggggactcctcggtgctcggtcatcgctagcgacgccggggactcctcggtgctcggtcatcgccagcgacgccggggactcctcactcctcccttggtggtcgaacatcaccagcgacgccgaggactcctcgctccccggtgctcggtcatcgccagcgacgctaggaacTCCTCGCTCTCCGGTGcccagtcatcgccagcgacgccgaggactccttgctccccggtgctcgatcatcgccagcgacgctggggactcctcgctcctcggtgctcggtcatcgctagcaacgCCGGAGACTcatcgctcctcagtgctcggacatcgccagcgacgtcggggactccttgctcctcggtgctcggacatcgccgcctacgccggagactcgtcggtgctcggtcatcaccagcgacaccggggactcctcgctcctcggtgctcggtcatcgccagcgacgtcggggactcctcgctcctcggtgctcgaacatcgccggctacgccggggactcctcggtgcccggatcttgctacgtctcatcggtgtgctatcaaactgctccatgctgttcggatcagggtgctaatcttgggcagcacgtctggggtcttgatatgcgcatgttagacaacgtcggcaagctttcaggcttctttttctttgaccctactataaGATTCATTCTCCATCTTCctgcaggctcggggactaagtgggcacacttcaccttgcggtgaatgtgctggttctcatctcaaggctacgaccagggactggttgcctgcttggctggtcttctactttatgaccatAGCACCATGTGattacgtcacctactgtcaggctcggggactagctgtgggggtatggcccccaagatatgggccgcaccatcagaggtggcccgacccacaagatcaagacgttcACGAtgttgctcggcgtgcaccacaagacattgtatagtaccaaataggctactttacttgtaatccTATCCCTCCAgaatatataaggagaggcaggggtcccctagcggaccccatctagatctatctactgcatcttaatacaatacaccaaagatacaggacgtaggatattacgtcgatcagacggctcgaacttatctaaatcgctgtctctgcgccttgtgtcatcatccggtttctgattacgcgcacccctaCTGACAAATCTATTATCATAGGATAAccctcgatggactgccgacgatattctgtcgacagttacTTTCGAATTCTCACTTTCATATTTGTTCTTTTAACTCTGATTTTGTAACAATGAAATCCACCCAAGTACTTTCCGGAGCCCTACCAAAGGGCCTCTAGTATGCCGACAGGTGGGCCTAGTGCCCTGCCATCAATTCTCGCATCCCTGGGCCCTGGCTCCTGGTCGCTTGTCTTTTCTCCAGCCTCCCTGACCTCCCCATTTTGCTCTCCACCGTAAACAGCAGAGAAAAAAACAGAAACCCAGATCCACTCATCCACCGCTCCCCATTTCCATCCGCGGCCATGGCCtcagccgacgccgacgccggcaCCTGCCCGTGGGACGCCCTCCCGTCGCACCTCCAGGagcgcatcctctccctcctccccatCACCGAACTACTTCCCGTCGCCGCCGTGTCCCGTGCGCTCCGCCGCCTCCTGCGCTCCCCGGCGTTCCACGCCCTCCTCTCCCCGCACCGCCTCGACGCCTTCTTCCTCCTTTCCCCACGGCTCGCCGTCCACCCGCTGTCCCGCCGCGTCCTCACTTTGCCCGCGCTCGCCGCGCTCTCTCCCCCTTCCTACCCGCTCGTCTCCTCCCCGTCCCCATCACTCCTTATCACCTGCGCCTCACTCCAGCTCCTCCCGCCGATCCCCTACGGAGCCTACCTCCTCTCCGTTATCGTCCCGTCGCGCCGCTCCTCCCCTTCCTGCACCCTCGTTGCCGTCACTACCGGCGCTGCCGTGCGTTCTTACACCCTGGACACCGACGATCCCTCCCCGCGGTGGGCGTCTAGAGGCGATCTCTCGCTTTCCCTCACGATCCTGGGAAACGCCGCGGTCGCCGGTGACCGCGGCAAGCTCTTCGTCCTCGGCCGTGGCCCCGACGCGCTCTTGGTTTTTGATCTCGTGACGGGGACATGGGAGGTGCCGCCTGTTGTGATGCCACAAGGTCTCACTACGGCGCACCTGTTTGTTTTTGATGGGAGCCTGTTCTTAGTAGGTGGGATTGAGAGCTTTGGAGAAGTGGAGCGGGTGGTGGTCTGGCGGTTGGACGACGATAAGGAGGAGGAGGTGTGGTGGAGGGAGGTGAGCGTGATGCCGACGGAGGTTTTTGATGAGCTGCTGGCTGGTAGGTTTGGCAGTTTTTGGCATTTTCAGGCTGCGGACAGATTGGGGATTGTTTGCTTGTATAATGCCGTGGATGGGAGGCTGGTCATGTTTGATGCGGCTGATGGCGCGTGGACAGTGCTGCCACGATTGTCTGGGTTGGATGCAGACGAGAGCCTCAGGTGGTTTGGACATGTCTTGGAGCCAGGAGTTGAAATCTTGATGGGACTACGTTGGTGAGGCTTTGTTCTTAACTTAGTATTTCAGCTGAGTCCTGGAAGGTTCAGGTTTATGCTAATTGAGTCTTGATGGGAGTGTCTGTAAACAAGAATAAGTAGGATAGCTAACTTTTTTGCTCATTTTTTGTCATTTGCTGTTTAGAATTCTCTGCCGTAAAAGCTGATTCCAATAACATCCCATTGCAGATCTCATGCTAACGTCATTAAACTCACAAAGCTGAAGTTATTAAAAGAGGTGTATGCAAGTCCCTGGCAATTACCAATGCATTAGAGCTTCTGAAGGTCCCAGAGCAAAATTCTTACCATCCTTTCCTTTTCGAGAGAAGAACTTCATGGTTAGAATGTGTAACTTATCTATCAATAtattatctctctctctctttatttcTTCACTATGCTGTACCCAGCTTTGATCTGTACGTCCCCATGTTGGGACGTACATATGAAAAATCAAATGTATTGATAAAACCATGTTAAATTTATTGTCTTACATGCAATGTTCAGCTTGTTGGCTGATAAAACAAGATTGTCCTGTTTCCTCAACTTCTTGCAGTGAGAACTATTTGTACATATAGGTATTAGTTTCATAGTAATAAACATAATATATATCTGATATATCACAAACCACCATTACGAAATTAGCTTCATATAGTTTAGATGCACTAATATAAGCTTGCCTATGATGGATGTCGATGTTAGGTTCTTATGTTGATGGCTGGAACTATCTTAAGCCAAAGTATAAATGGCTGGAAATGGAACGATACATGTAATCCTTTCTGGAAAATTCTTCTTTGATGCTTCTCATTCACCCTTCCCATTTAGTTCAGGGGAAAAGGTTTCTGAATTTTCGAAATGGCTTATAGGGCAGCAAAAGAATattgggcgtgattggttgctttgGTGAGGGGGGGCCGGGATGGAGAGCCGGTCCAGGATGGTGAGATGCATGCTCAAACCGTGCACTTAGTCGTGTTTGGTTGCCTTTGTTGTTGGTCCAGTATGAGATAagatcttgtttggttgcatgcatggatgAGAGTTGAGTGTATGACACATGGGTCCCTGCGCCATGCCTGTATCAAGCCATCCTGTATGGAGAGGGAAGTGGAAATTGAGAAGATGAAGTCGTGCGGAATGGAGGAGGGCAGATGAATGAAAGGATACAGGCGAAAGGTGCGAGGAGGACAACCAAACACACCGCATGAATGAGGTCAGACATCAAAACGGTGCGGAGACGGTCTGATTCGGCCTACCAATCACGCCCATTGTGGACAGTACAGTTTAGTTGTATGCAGATCTACAATGCAGCGAAATTGTCCACCTTTTTTCTCTAGTCGGAGAGCTTCTCATTTCACCTTCCTTGCCAAGTGAAGGAGGTGGCGAGGCCGATGAGCCTAACAACTTCAGTACTTCCATGGAAGATATGAGTAAATTCGATGACAATGCCCACAAACGCAAGGCTATG includes:
- the LOC136459571 gene encoding F-box/kelch-repeat protein At5g43190-like, which produces MASADADAGTCPWDALPSHLQERILSLLPITELLPVAAVSRALRRLLRSPAFHALLSPHRLDAFFLLSPRLAVHPLSRRVLTLPALAALSPPSYPLVSSPSPSLLITCASLQLLPPIPYGAYLLSVIVPSRRSSPSCTLVAVTTGAAVRSYTLDTDDPSPRWASRGDLSLSLTILGNAAVAGDRGKLFVLGRGPDALLVFDLVTGTWEVPPVVMPQGLTTAHLFVFDGSLFLVGGIESFGEVERVVVWRLDDDKEEEVWWREVSVMPTEVFDELLAGRFGSFWHFQAADRLGIVCLYNAVDGRLVMFDAADGAWTVLPRLSGLDADESLRWFGHVLEPGVEILMGLR